A genome region from bacterium includes the following:
- the glgP gene encoding alpha-glucan family phosphorylase translates to MSTAFPLPAPLSDVDGRANLERAIGELAERLPEAIRALASVAYNYRWAWMLDGPDVFREIDPQAWRRSGGNPRYVMEIAPPRRLQELARSEAYVQRVRALADGVAADLARPSRPVVGQTARPVAYFCSEFGAHGSLALYGGGLGVLAGDTLKAASDLALPMVGIGLFYRQGYFHQRLDIGGWQHEYWLNADFERLPVVRVTNGDQRPLLVEVQVRDRIVRCDIWRVDFGRVPLYLLNTDREDNHPIDRWITARLYIGDRHVRLAQYAVLGIGGVRALHALGIDPMLVHLNEGHAALSGFERARLRANGGSFEAALADVKQHTVFTTHTPVPAGNEGYSVGEIDPVLGAFADSLGIERTAFYDYGRVSPGNAADPVSITPLALRTSGAANGVSARHGDVARHMWRPLWPDLPAEQVPITHVTNGVHTTTWMAPAMQRLLDRYLPADWRARVEDPAVWAAVDGIPDSELWAVRCGLRRELVDLVRDQSVRDRLSRGEPPEYVEAAAREFDPNVITIGFARRVAAYKRLYLLVRFPERGGHMLGDGPTPIQLIVSGKAHPQDNEGKETLHRLFQNRTNVIGGRVVFLEDYDLQIAPPLVAGVDLWLNLPRPPLEASGTSGMKVVLNGGLNLSVADGWWEEAYDGRNGWNIVSPAADAHAQDEHDANALIELMQNDVVPLFYARGPDGIPHAWVERMKASMRGLIPRFSAQRMLLDYASQLYQRGGGDAARTAPPDAAAAGAPAV, encoded by the coding sequence ATGTCGACCGCCTTTCCGCTTCCCGCGCCGCTCAGCGACGTCGACGGCCGCGCCAATCTCGAACGCGCGATCGGCGAGTTGGCCGAGCGCCTGCCGGAGGCGATCCGCGCCCTGGCGTCCGTCGCCTACAACTACCGCTGGGCGTGGATGCTCGACGGGCCAGACGTATTTCGCGAGATCGATCCCCAGGCGTGGCGGCGCAGCGGGGGCAATCCGCGCTACGTGATGGAGATCGCGCCGCCGCGTCGGCTGCAGGAGTTGGCGCGGTCCGAGGCCTACGTGCAGCGGGTGCGCGCCCTGGCGGACGGCGTCGCCGCCGATCTGGCGCGTCCGTCGCGGCCGGTGGTCGGACAGACGGCGCGGCCGGTGGCCTACTTCTGCTCCGAATTCGGTGCCCACGGGTCGCTGGCGCTGTACGGCGGCGGCCTCGGCGTGCTGGCGGGGGACACGCTGAAGGCCGCGTCGGACCTGGCGCTGCCGATGGTCGGCATCGGCCTCTTCTATCGCCAGGGATACTTCCACCAGCGCCTGGACATCGGCGGTTGGCAGCACGAGTACTGGCTCAACGCCGATTTCGAACGCCTGCCGGTGGTGCGGGTCACCAACGGCGATCAGCGACCGCTGCTGGTCGAGGTGCAGGTGCGCGATCGCATCGTGCGCTGCGACATCTGGCGTGTCGACTTCGGCCGCGTTCCGCTCTACCTCCTCAACACCGATCGCGAAGACAACCATCCCATCGACCGCTGGATCACCGCCCGCCTGTACATCGGCGATCGCCACGTGCGGCTGGCGCAGTACGCGGTGCTCGGCATCGGCGGCGTGCGCGCCCTGCACGCGCTGGGCATCGATCCGATGCTCGTCCACCTCAACGAGGGGCACGCGGCGCTGAGCGGGTTCGAGCGGGCGCGGCTGCGCGCGAACGGCGGCTCGTTCGAGGCGGCGCTCGCGGACGTCAAACAACACACCGTCTTCACCACCCACACGCCCGTGCCGGCGGGCAACGAGGGGTACAGCGTCGGCGAGATCGATCCGGTGCTCGGCGCGTTCGCCGACTCGCTCGGCATCGAGCGGACGGCATTCTACGACTACGGCCGCGTCAGCCCCGGCAACGCCGCCGACCCCGTGAGCATCACGCCCCTGGCGCTGCGCACCAGCGGCGCCGCCAACGGCGTGTCGGCGCGACACGGCGACGTGGCGCGCCACATGTGGCGACCGTTGTGGCCCGACCTGCCGGCCGAGCAGGTGCCGATCACGCACGTGACCAACGGCGTGCACACGACGACCTGGATGGCGCCGGCGATGCAGCGCCTCCTCGATCGCTACCTGCCGGCCGACTGGCGGGCGCGGGTTGAGGATCCGGCGGTGTGGGCGGCGGTCGACGGCATCCCCGACAGTGAGCTGTGGGCGGTGCGCTGCGGGCTGCGCCGCGAGCTGGTGGACCTGGTGCGGGATCAGTCGGTGCGCGACCGTCTGTCGCGCGGCGAACCGCCGGAATACGTCGAGGCGGCGGCGCGCGAGTTCGATCCCAACGTGATCACCATCGGCTTCGCGCGTCGCGTCGCCGCCTACAAGCGGCTCTACCTGCTGGTGCGGTTTCCCGAGCGCGGCGGCCACATGCTCGGCGACGGGCCGACCCCCATCCAGCTCATCGTGTCCGGCAAGGCGCACCCACAGGACAACGAGGGCAAGGAGACGCTGCACCGCCTGTTTCAGAACCGCACCAACGTGATCGGCGGGCGGGTGGTCTTCCTCGAGGACTACGATCTGCAGATCGCGCCGCCGCTCGTCGCCGGCGTCGACCTGTGGCTCAACCTGCCGCGGCCGCCGCTCGAGGCCAGCGGGACCAGCGGCATGAAGGTGGTGCTCAACGGCGGGCTGAACCTGAGCGTCGCCGACGGCTGGTGGGAGGAGGCGTACGACGGGCGCAATGGTTGGAACATCGTCTCGCCGGCCGCCGATGCGCATGCGCAGGACGAGCATGACGCCAACGCGCTCATCGAGCTGATGCAGAACGACGTCGTGCCGCTCTTCTACGCCCGCGGGCCGGACGGCATCCCGCACGCCTGGGTGGAGCGCATGAAGGCCTCGATGCGCGGCCTGATCCCGCGCTTCAGCGCCCAGCGCATGCTGCTCGACTACGCCAGCCAGCTCTACCAGCGCGGCGGCGGCGACGCGGCGCGGACGGCGCCGCCGGACGCGGCGGCGGCTGGCGCGCCGGCGGTCTAG
- a CDS encoding S8 family serine peptidase yields MLGHAAIAAATPSADPTLARVASSLRDALVQATAPPLGPTLPALRLGTGEALVELRFTSLTPDGVARAVALGARVEHVSLRYARLVAAVPLAALADLAALPDLAVIHPLYGAQTAVGAVESQVRGVLGIDALQRDFGVDGRGIRVGLLSDSISNTLGGRLEGDGCTRTLTESAPQQSGDLPPTLVVLDPGPRGGRDEGAGMAEIVHDLAPGADLLFAAAFPDEATFAENIAALRACGADVIADDVLFFAEPMFQDGIIAQAVNDAAADGALFFSAAANAGDGGIDQLYRDSDPRDEMSGPLTGVDLHDFGGGDTGAAITIPARCDVRAVLQWNEPFSGTLGPGARTDLDLYVFGGPPPTGRILASSTNTQGCSAGGGALGDPLEIVAFRNTGSTARTVYLAVNHVCGDKGVRLRIVLSSSACVLGLDPFGLARPPFGAAALYGHPAAGGAVAMAAIDQQEVASEGAFTPPSGVLDVEPFSARGGDLPFYFGPTGTPLPNAPQLRAKPDLAAPDGGDTAYFGVDSDHNGHPNFHGTSAAAPAAAAVAALLMQRAPRTSAAGIADALRRSARDIALPGPDPLAGAGLVDPRAAIERLASPRPGDCDGDGRVTIDELVLGVRIALGEATPAICPAADGDGDGAVAIAELIAAVGQALA; encoded by the coding sequence GTGCTCGGACACGCGGCGATCGCCGCGGCGACGCCGTCCGCCGACCCGACCCTGGCGCGGGTCGCCAGCAGCCTGCGCGACGCCCTGGTGCAGGCCACGGCGCCGCCCCTCGGCCCGACCCTGCCGGCGCTGCGACTCGGCACGGGCGAGGCGCTGGTCGAGTTGCGGTTCACCTCGCTGACGCCGGACGGGGTGGCGCGCGCCGTCGCGCTCGGCGCCCGCGTCGAACACGTGTCGCTCCGCTACGCGCGGCTGGTCGCCGCGGTGCCGCTCGCCGCGCTCGCCGATCTGGCGGCCCTGCCCGACCTCGCCGTCATCCACCCGCTCTACGGCGCCCAGACCGCCGTCGGCGCCGTTGAGAGCCAGGTCCGCGGCGTGCTCGGGATCGACGCCCTGCAGCGGGACTTCGGCGTCGACGGCCGCGGCATCCGCGTCGGCCTGCTCTCCGACTCGATCAGCAACACCCTCGGCGGGCGACTCGAAGGCGACGGCTGCACGCGCACGCTCACCGAGTCGGCCCCGCAGCAGTCGGGCGATCTGCCACCGACACTGGTCGTGCTCGACCCCGGCCCGCGCGGCGGTCGCGACGAGGGCGCCGGCATGGCGGAGATCGTCCACGACCTCGCGCCCGGCGCCGACCTGCTGTTCGCCGCCGCGTTTCCGGACGAGGCGACATTCGCCGAGAACATCGCCGCGCTGCGCGCCTGCGGGGCGGACGTCATCGCCGACGACGTCCTCTTCTTCGCCGAGCCGATGTTCCAGGACGGCATCATCGCGCAGGCGGTGAACGACGCGGCGGCCGACGGCGCGCTCTTCTTCTCCGCCGCCGCCAACGCCGGCGACGGCGGCATCGATCAGCTCTACCGCGACAGCGACCCGCGCGACGAGATGTCCGGTCCGCTCACCGGCGTCGACCTGCACGACTTCGGCGGCGGCGACACGGGCGCCGCGATCACCATCCCGGCGCGCTGCGACGTTCGCGCCGTGCTGCAGTGGAACGAGCCGTTCTCCGGAACGCTCGGCCCCGGCGCGCGCACCGATCTCGATCTCTACGTCTTCGGCGGCCCCCCGCCGACCGGGCGCATTCTCGCCAGCAGCACCAACACCCAGGGCTGCTCCGCCGGCGGCGGCGCGCTCGGCGATCCGCTGGAGATCGTGGCGTTCCGCAACACTGGCAGCACCGCGCGGACCGTCTATCTCGCCGTGAACCACGTCTGCGGCGACAAGGGGGTCCGACTGCGCATCGTCCTCTCCTCTAGCGCCTGCGTGCTCGGTCTCGATCCGTTCGGCCTGGCGCGACCGCCGTTCGGCGCCGCCGCGCTGTACGGACATCCGGCGGCGGGCGGCGCGGTGGCGATGGCGGCCATCGACCAGCAGGAAGTGGCGAGCGAGGGCGCCTTCACGCCTCCCAGCGGCGTCCTCGACGTCGAGCCGTTCAGCGCCCGCGGCGGCGACCTCCCGTTCTACTTCGGCCCCACCGGCACGCCGCTGCCGAACGCGCCGCAGCTCCGCGCCAAGCCCGACCTCGCCGCGCCGGACGGCGGCGACACGGCGTACTTCGGCGTCGACTCCGACCACAATGGCCATCCGAACTTCCACGGCACCTCGGCCGCCGCGCCGGCCGCCGCGGCGGTCGCCGCCCTGCTCATGCAGCGCGCGCCGCGGACCAGCGCCGCCGGCATCGCCGACGCCTTGCGGCGATCCGCGCGCGACATCGCCCTACCCGGGCCAGACCCGCTCGCCGGCGCCGGCCTGGTCGACCCGCGCGCCGCGATCGAACGGCTCGCCAGCCCGCGGCCCGGCGACTGCGACGGCGACGGCCGCGTCACCATCGACGAGCTCGTCCTGGGCGTTCGCATCGCGCTCGGCGAGGCGACGCCGGCCATCTGTCCCGCCGCCGATGGTGACGGCGATGGCGCCGTCGCCATCGCCGAACTGATCGCCGCCGTCGGCCAGGCGCTGGCCTGA
- a CDS encoding FG-GAP repeat protein, with translation MVRRGRSRWAWLGFGMLALAAPAPGWDVGVTSQSGQWTIYNRTANAARLGFPLAAGDLNGDGRADLVLTPMNADSGPQRERQSAGEATILLGNDVIAGERDLALLTPPALPADTTLIYGADLVDNFGTELAIADLDGDGYDDAIIGAQYGDGPDNSRPNCGEVVIVWGSPTIGGQVIDLAAPPPGAVTFVYGAEAGAGSDAGDRLGVWVSSTDFDGDGRPDAILGADLADGPGDTRTNAGQTYVLYGGPELRRRAAIDLAAPDVPLTVIYGIDRGDQSGATVRGGDVDGDGVGDVLIGAGLNRLSAQSDAVGGLNGHGFGGGDGPGNACDPVRLACEIGEAYILFGHRGERPASIDLATPPADFTVIYGVDAGDAWGEEIFVGDFDGDGRGDVVLGALVADGPNNSRPSSGEAALIRGDDKRLRGEVIELAKAPPNVTMIYGAAASAIAGDTALFVDLDGDGRDELVVASPQDRVVTTRGTRVSAGRVIVLFGNEAPPPVIDLANVPDDVPHLWINGAQGGDLLAYSMSLGDVNGDGLRDLILNAMGADGFNDLLPLAGDCYVLDAVALSIAAGREIVPTRTPTPSPTVTPSATPTRPPACAGDCDGDGAVAVNELVAAVGIALGNLPLATCAAADGDGDGAVAINELIAAVNTALAGCS, from the coding sequence ATGGTCAGACGCGGGCGATCGCGATGGGCGTGGCTGGGCTTCGGGATGCTGGCGTTGGCGGCGCCGGCCCCGGGTTGGGACGTCGGCGTGACCAGCCAGAGCGGCCAGTGGACGATCTACAACCGCACCGCCAACGCGGCGCGTCTCGGCTTTCCGCTCGCCGCCGGTGATCTCAACGGTGACGGCCGGGCCGACCTCGTGCTGACGCCGATGAACGCCGACAGCGGTCCGCAGCGCGAGCGCCAGAGCGCCGGCGAGGCGACGATCCTCCTGGGCAACGACGTCATCGCCGGCGAGCGCGATCTCGCGCTGCTGACGCCGCCGGCGCTGCCCGCGGACACGACGCTCATCTACGGCGCCGACCTGGTCGACAACTTCGGCACCGAGCTCGCCATCGCCGACCTCGACGGCGACGGCTACGACGACGCGATCATCGGCGCGCAGTACGGCGACGGGCCGGACAACAGCCGGCCGAACTGCGGCGAGGTCGTCATCGTCTGGGGTAGCCCGACGATCGGCGGTCAGGTCATCGATCTCGCCGCCCCCCCGCCCGGCGCGGTCACGTTCGTCTACGGCGCCGAAGCGGGGGCGGGCAGCGATGCGGGCGACCGCCTCGGTGTCTGGGTCAGCAGCACGGATTTCGACGGCGACGGCCGGCCGGATGCCATTCTCGGCGCCGACCTCGCCGACGGCCCGGGTGACACGCGGACCAACGCCGGCCAGACCTACGTGCTGTACGGCGGCCCCGAGCTGCGGCGCCGCGCCGCGATCGACCTGGCGGCGCCCGACGTGCCGCTGACGGTGATCTACGGCATCGACCGCGGCGATCAGAGCGGCGCCACGGTCCGCGGCGGCGACGTCGACGGCGACGGGGTCGGCGACGTGCTCATCGGCGCCGGCCTCAACCGGCTGTCGGCGCAGAGCGATGCCGTGGGCGGCCTCAACGGGCACGGCTTCGGCGGCGGCGACGGCCCCGGCAACGCCTGCGATCCGGTCCGGCTGGCCTGCGAGATCGGCGAGGCCTACATCCTGTTCGGGCATCGCGGCGAACGGCCGGCGAGCATCGACCTGGCGACGCCGCCGGCCGATTTTACCGTCATCTACGGCGTCGATGCCGGCGATGCCTGGGGCGAGGAGATCTTCGTCGGCGACTTCGACGGCGACGGCCGCGGCGATGTCGTTCTCGGCGCGCTGGTCGCCGACGGGCCGAACAACTCGCGCCCCTCCAGCGGCGAGGCGGCGCTCATCCGCGGCGACGACAAGCGCCTGCGCGGCGAGGTCATCGAGCTCGCCAAGGCGCCGCCGAACGTCACCATGATCTACGGCGCCGCGGCGTCCGCGATCGCCGGCGACACGGCGTTGTTCGTCGACCTCGACGGCGATGGCCGCGACGAGCTGGTGGTCGCCAGTCCGCAGGACCGGGTGGTGACGACCCGCGGCACCCGGGTCAGCGCCGGGCGCGTCATCGTGCTCTTCGGCAACGAGGCGCCGCCGCCGGTCATCGACCTGGCCAACGTGCCCGACGACGTGCCGCACCTGTGGATCAACGGCGCCCAGGGCGGCGACCTCCTCGCCTACAGCATGTCGCTCGGCGACGTGAACGGCGACGGCCTGCGCGATCTGATCCTCAACGCCATGGGCGCCGACGGCTTCAACGACCTGCTGCCGCTGGCGGGCGATTGCTACGTGCTCGATGCCGTCGCGCTCAGCATCGCCGCCGGTCGCGAGATCGTGCCGACGCGCACGCCGACGCCGTCGCCGACGGTGACGCCCAGCGCGACGCCGACACGGCCACCCGCCTGCGCCGGCGACTGCGACGGCGACGGCGCGGTGGCGGTCAACGAGCTGGTCGCCGCCGTCGGCATCGCGCTCGGCAACCTCCCGCTGGCGACCTGCGCCGCCGCCGATGGCGACGGCGACGGCGCCGTCGCCATCAACGAGCTCATCGCCGCCGTCAACACCGCGCTCGCCGGCTGCTCCTGA
- a CDS encoding diadenylate cyclase, whose amino-acid sequence MWEMVHSQLRELHLADLLDIGLVTTFVYSAIALLRRTQARLVAGGIVLLMTLFIVAQALDLRLTTWLLQGFFAVFLIILVVIFQEELRQLFERLALWGLRRSVPAPPSFGTADVITGTLADLARARTGALVVLVGAQPVDRHLHGGVELGGHLSEPLLRSIFDKGSPGHDGAVVVRQDSVTRFAAQLPLSTDFKQLPGTGTRHSAALGLAERTDALCIVVSEERGTISVAHNGALRELGGPAELEGEIQRFLHELSPPTSRRRVLSDLVRENWVEKIASLIFVLGLWFLYVPGSRPSTQAFPVAVKVVNVPPGATVESIEPTEVTALLTGQRRAFYLFDASRLDVTIDATLAKYGRRTFAVTPDQIRHPPQLSVENVQPDQVRLSLRLDAAIPTPTTAPSETPPPRPKSSR is encoded by the coding sequence ATGTGGGAGATGGTCCACAGCCAACTGCGCGAGCTCCATCTCGCCGACCTGCTCGACATCGGTCTGGTCACGACCTTCGTCTATTCGGCGATCGCGCTCCTGCGCCGCACCCAGGCGCGCCTGGTCGCCGGCGGCATCGTGCTGCTGATGACGTTGTTCATCGTCGCCCAGGCGCTCGATCTGCGGCTCACGACCTGGCTCTTGCAGGGCTTCTTCGCCGTCTTCCTGATCATTCTCGTGGTCATCTTCCAGGAAGAGCTGCGACAGCTCTTCGAACGCCTGGCGCTGTGGGGGCTGCGGCGTTCGGTGCCGGCGCCGCCGTCGTTCGGGACGGCCGACGTCATCACCGGGACCCTGGCCGACCTGGCGCGGGCGCGGACCGGCGCCCTGGTGGTCCTGGTCGGCGCGCAGCCGGTCGACCGTCATCTGCACGGCGGGGTGGAGCTGGGCGGCCATCTCAGCGAACCGCTGCTCAGGAGCATCTTCGACAAGGGCTCGCCGGGACACGACGGCGCCGTCGTGGTGCGGCAGGACAGTGTCACGCGCTTCGCTGCCCAGTTGCCCCTGTCGACCGACTTCAAGCAACTGCCGGGCACGGGGACGCGGCACAGCGCGGCGCTCGGGCTCGCGGAGCGCACCGACGCCCTGTGCATCGTCGTCTCGGAGGAGCGCGGCACCATTTCGGTGGCGCACAACGGGGCGCTGCGCGAGCTTGGCGGCCCGGCGGAGCTGGAGGGCGAGATCCAGCGATTCCTCCACGAGTTGTCGCCGCCGACGAGCCGGCGGCGCGTGCTGTCCGACCTGGTGCGCGAGAACTGGGTGGAGAAGATCGCCTCGTTGATCTTCGTGCTCGGGCTGTGGTTCCTCTACGTGCCCGGCTCGCGCCCGTCGACCCAGGCCTTTCCGGTTGCCGTCAAGGTGGTGAACGTCCCGCCGGGCGCGACGGTCGAGAGCATCGAGCCGACGGAGGTGACGGCGCTCCTCACCGGCCAGCGGCGGGCGTTCTACCTGTTCGACGCCAGCCGCCTGGACGTGACCATCGACGCGACCCTGGCGAAGTACGGCCGGCGGACCTTCGCGGTGACCCCGGATCAGATCCGCCACCCGCCGCAGCTCAGCGTCGAGAATGTCCAACCGGACCAGGTGCGGCTGTCCCTGCGGCTCGACGCAGCGATTCCGACGCCGACCACGGCGCCGTCGGAGACCCCGCCGCCGCGCCCCAAGTCGTCCCGCTAA
- a CDS encoding MFS transporter: MSTASRHSSMLASRVRRSLRASIVDGAACAAMTGFGETYFSAFGLLLGASPFQVGLLTTVPMLCGAGAQVLAPRIAHRIGDRRFVIGAALLQASCFLPIGALALVPAAGGYEQLLAWVALYWILALGIHPVWNNWIGRMVPSAVRSRFFAGRGAAVNAALLGSTLLAGGILHATEGSRWGATGGFLVLFGLAAGSRLVSASFLARQHDPQESRPPRRPRLRAVVRGMARRPYGRLVALLVLMMGAVHLSAAYFTPYMLRHLGLSYAAYTAVNGAVLLARIVSSSYWGEVARRFGNRRALQVSGTLLVPLSSLWVVSDHVVYLLALQVFAGFAWAGFELAIVLNLLDATDDADRAAVLSLYTLLNGVAIVVGSLIGGTVLRALGDGGYHVLFLVSSALRALIMLRLARGIGVRRAREHSFPSVFVRVLSLRPGRGPEWRPMLLEERPRRRRLRRR, encoded by the coding sequence GTGTCCACCGCCTCCCGCCACTCCTCCATGCTCGCCTCGCGCGTGCGCCGCAGCCTGCGCGCCAGCATCGTCGACGGCGCCGCCTGCGCGGCGATGACCGGCTTTGGCGAGACCTACTTCTCGGCGTTCGGCCTGCTGCTCGGCGCCAGCCCATTTCAGGTCGGCCTGCTCACCACCGTGCCGATGCTCTGTGGCGCCGGCGCCCAGGTCCTGGCGCCGCGCATCGCGCATCGCATCGGCGACCGTCGCTTCGTGATCGGCGCGGCGCTGCTGCAGGCGAGCTGCTTTCTGCCGATCGGCGCCCTGGCGCTGGTGCCCGCGGCGGGCGGGTACGAGCAGTTGCTCGCCTGGGTGGCGCTCTACTGGATCCTCGCCCTCGGCATCCACCCGGTATGGAACAACTGGATCGGTCGCATGGTGCCAAGCGCGGTGCGCAGCCGGTTCTTCGCTGGCCGTGGCGCGGCAGTGAACGCGGCGCTCCTCGGCTCGACGCTGCTCGCCGGCGGCATCCTGCACGCGACCGAGGGAAGCCGCTGGGGGGCGACCGGCGGTTTTCTGGTGCTGTTCGGGTTGGCGGCCGGCAGTCGCCTCGTCAGCGCGAGCTTCCTCGCCCGGCAACACGATCCGCAGGAGAGCCGCCCGCCGCGCCGGCCGCGCCTGCGCGCCGTCGTGCGCGGCATGGCACGCCGCCCGTACGGCCGCCTGGTCGCGCTGCTGGTGCTGATGATGGGCGCCGTCCATCTCTCGGCGGCGTACTTCACGCCGTACATGCTGCGGCACCTGGGCCTGTCGTACGCCGCGTACACGGCGGTGAACGGCGCCGTGCTGCTGGCGCGGATCGTCTCCTCCTCGTACTGGGGCGAGGTCGCGCGTCGCTTCGGCAACCGACGGGCGCTGCAGGTCTCGGGCACGCTGCTGGTGCCGCTCTCCAGTCTGTGGGTGGTGTCGGACCACGTCGTCTACCTGCTGGCGCTGCAGGTGTTCGCCGGCTTCGCGTGGGCGGGGTTCGAGCTGGCGATCGTGCTCAATCTGCTCGACGCCACCGACGACGCCGACCGCGCCGCGGTGCTGTCGCTGTACACGCTGCTCAACGGCGTGGCGATCGTCGTCGGATCGCTGATCGGCGGCACGGTCCTGCGGGCGCTCGGCGACGGCGGGTATCACGTCCTCTTCCTCGTGTCGTCGGCGCTGCGAGCGTTGATCATGCTGCGCCTGGCGCGCGGCATCGGCGTCCGGCGGGCGCGCGAGCACTCGTTCCCGTCGGTGTTCGTGCGCGTGCTCTCGCTGCGTCCAGGGCGCGGGCCGGAGTGGCGGCCGATGCTGCTCGAGGAGCGGCCACGACGGCGGCGTCTACGACGCCGGTGA
- the glgB gene encoding 1,4-alpha-glucan branching protein GlgB: MSPLTDQDLYLFNEGTHHRIYDVLGAHPGAVDGRAGTHFAVWAPNADHVSVIGDFNHWTRGAHPLSVRGRSGIWEGFIPGVGVGAVYKYHVASGLAGYRVDKADPLARRTELPPRTGSVVADPRHAWNDAAWMAQRAERQRLDRPQSIYEVHLGSWQRAPEDPGRLLTYAEIAPRLAAYARDMGFTHVELLPVMEHPFYASWGYQTTGYFAPTARYGRPEDFMAFVDVLHQHELGVILDWVPSHFPTDEHGLAYFDGTHLYEHADPRQGFHPDWGSSIFNYGRNEVRSFLLSSAHYWLDHFHIDGLRVDAVASMLYLDYSRRPGEWIPNRYGGRENIDAIDFLRQLNSMAYTEIPGVQTTAEESTSWPMVSRPPYVGGLGFGFKWDMGWMHDMLAYLARDPVHRRFHHTALTFRMLYAFSENFVLPLSHDEVVHMKGSLIGKMAGDDWQRFANLRLLFAHQWTQPGKKLLFMGGELAQRGEWRHDHSLDWHLLAYAPHQGIQRWVRDLNRLYAAEPCLHECDADWSGFEWIDCNDADESVVSYLRRGRDPDNAVVVVLNFTPVPRHGYRVGVPFAGHWQELLNSDAHDYGGSGQGNFGGLAALAEPHHGRPYRLDATLPPLGAVLFKGSR; encoded by the coding sequence ATGTCACCGCTGACCGACCAGGACCTCTACCTGTTCAACGAGGGCACCCACCATCGCATCTACGATGTGCTGGGCGCGCATCCGGGCGCCGTCGACGGCCGCGCCGGCACCCACTTCGCCGTCTGGGCGCCCAACGCCGACCACGTGTCGGTCATCGGCGATTTCAACCACTGGACGCGCGGCGCCCATCCGCTGAGCGTCCGCGGCCGCTCCGGCATCTGGGAGGGTTTCATCCCCGGGGTCGGCGTGGGCGCCGTCTACAAGTACCACGTCGCCTCCGGCCTCGCCGGGTACAGGGTCGACAAGGCCGATCCCCTGGCGCGCCGCACCGAGCTGCCGCCGCGCACCGGCTCGGTCGTCGCCGACCCGCGACACGCGTGGAACGACGCCGCCTGGATGGCGCAGCGCGCCGAGCGCCAGCGCCTCGACCGCCCGCAGTCGATCTACGAGGTCCATCTCGGCTCCTGGCAGCGCGCGCCCGAGGATCCGGGCCGCCTGCTCACCTACGCCGAGATCGCGCCACGCCTGGCCGCCTACGCGCGCGACATGGGCTTCACGCACGTCGAGCTGCTGCCGGTGATGGAGCACCCCTTCTACGCCTCGTGGGGATACCAGACGACCGGCTACTTCGCCCCGACGGCACGCTACGGCCGCCCCGAGGACTTCATGGCCTTCGTCGACGTGCTGCACCAGCACGAGCTCGGCGTGATCCTCGACTGGGTGCCGTCGCACTTCCCCACCGACGAGCACGGGCTGGCCTACTTCGACGGCACCCACCTCTACGAGCACGCCGACCCACGCCAGGGCTTCCATCCCGATTGGGGCAGCTCGATCTTCAACTACGGCCGCAACGAAGTGCGATCGTTCCTCCTCAGCAGCGCGCACTACTGGCTCGATCACTTCCACATCGACGGGCTACGGGTCGACGCCGTCGCCTCGATGCTCTATCTCGACTACTCGCGGCGGCCCGGCGAGTGGATCCCCAATCGCTACGGCGGGCGCGAGAACATCGACGCCATCGACTTCCTGCGCCAGCTCAACAGCATGGCGTACACCGAGATCCCGGGCGTCCAGACCACCGCCGAGGAATCCACGTCGTGGCCGATGGTGTCGCGTCCTCCGTACGTCGGCGGCCTCGGATTCGGCTTCAAGTGGGACATGGGCTGGATGCACGACATGCTCGCCTACCTGGCGCGCGATCCGGTCCACCGGCGTTTCCATCACACCGCCCTCACCTTCCGCATGCTCTACGCCTTCAGCGAGAACTTCGTGCTGCCGCTCTCCCACGACGAGGTCGTGCACATGAAGGGCTCGTTGATCGGCAAGATGGCCGGCGACGACTGGCAGCGCTTCGCCAATCTGCGCCTGCTGTTCGCGCATCAGTGGACCCAGCCCGGCAAGAAGCTGCTGTTCATGGGCGGCGAGCTCGCACAGCGCGGCGAGTGGCGGCACGATCACAGCCTCGACTGGCACCTGCTCGCCTACGCGCCGCACCAGGGCATCCAGCGCTGGGTGCGCGACCTCAACCGCCTCTATGCGGCCGAGCCCTGCCTGCACGAGTGCGACGCGGACTGGTCGGGCTTCGAGTGGATCGACTGCAACGACGCCGACGAGAGCGTCGTGAGCTACCTGCGCCGCGGCCGCGACCCGGACAACGCCGTCGTCGTGGTGCTCAACTTCACCCCGGTGCCCCGCCACGGCTACCGCGTCGGCGTCCCCTTCGCGGGCCACTGGCAGGAGCTGCTCAACAGCGACGCGCACGACTATGGCGGCAGCGGTCAGGGCAACTTCGGCGGCCTCGCGGCCCTCGCCGAGCCGCATCACGGCCGCCCCTACCGCCTCGACGCCACCCTGCCGCCCCTCGGCGCCGTTCTCTTCAAGGGCAGCCGTTGA